Proteins encoded together in one bacterium BMS3Abin11 window:
- the ybdK gene encoding carboxylate-amine ligase YbdK codes for MGQEIEKSEYTSADFEKFQHRLIHETALLHGLFDNSAFISSHAVGGYELEAWLLDRTTQPAPVNQVFINRLSNPLVVHELSRFNVELNSEPHELRGKVLSLMQSDLSSLWQSCIETAATLDTRLAMMGTLPVLDDAHLTMANMSEVERYRALNEQILKLRRGLPIRLDISGRDHLQSSHYDVMLEAAATSFQIHLQVKPEHAVRYYNASVLTSAPLLAAAANSPFLFGRDLWSESRIPLFEQAVNTEKESVITGHTGHSRATFGHDWCKESVFELFEENIALYPVLLPTLNDGDEKNLWHLRLHNGTIWRWNRPLIGVDDAGYHLRIEQRVVPAGPTIIDMIANAALYYGLVVSLANEKDAPESQLSFSQVKGDFYTVAERGLDADICWPGIGKLNVGELLTNHLLPYARSGLATLAIDDTDIENLLGVIKARVESGQNGANWQRNYLYHHKCSMQEMTEAYIKNQQSFKPVHEWSI; via the coding sequence ATGGGTCAGGAAATTGAAAAATCAGAGTACACAAGCGCTGACTTCGAGAAATTTCAGCACAGGCTTATACATGAAACAGCCCTGTTGCACGGGCTGTTTGATAACAGTGCGTTCATATCCAGCCATGCGGTCGGTGGTTACGAGCTGGAAGCCTGGCTGTTAGACCGGACAACGCAACCGGCACCCGTCAATCAGGTATTTATTAATCGTTTGTCGAATCCTCTGGTTGTCCACGAGCTGTCACGATTTAATGTGGAACTGAACTCCGAACCACATGAATTGCGGGGAAAAGTACTGAGCCTGATGCAGTCGGATTTATCCAGTCTGTGGCAGTCATGCATAGAGACAGCGGCAACGCTGGATACCCGTCTTGCCATGATGGGGACACTGCCAGTGCTTGATGATGCGCATCTGACGATGGCCAATATGTCTGAGGTGGAGCGCTACCGTGCACTCAATGAACAGATACTCAAACTACGTCGTGGTCTTCCAATCCGGCTCGACATCAGCGGTCGTGATCATCTGCAAAGCAGTCATTATGATGTCATGCTGGAAGCAGCGGCAACATCATTTCAGATCCATTTGCAGGTTAAGCCAGAGCATGCAGTTCGTTACTACAATGCTTCAGTTCTCACATCGGCTCCATTGCTTGCGGCCGCAGCAAATTCCCCTTTTCTTTTCGGCAGGGATCTGTGGTCGGAGTCACGCATACCCCTGTTTGAGCAAGCGGTAAATACTGAAAAAGAGAGTGTCATCACAGGCCATACCGGTCATTCACGAGCCACCTTCGGCCACGACTGGTGTAAAGAGTCAGTGTTTGAGCTGTTTGAGGAAAATATTGCCCTGTATCCTGTATTGTTGCCCACCTTAAATGATGGGGATGAGAAAAATCTGTGGCATCTGCGACTGCATAACGGCACCATCTGGCGCTGGAACCGCCCACTGATAGGTGTCGATGACGCAGGTTATCATTTGCGTATTGAACAACGGGTAGTGCCTGCCGGCCCAACTATCATTGACATGATTGCGAATGCCGCACTTTATTATGGTCTGGTTGTAAGCCTGGCCAATGAAAAGGATGCTCCGGAATCACAGCTCAGTTTTAGTCAGGTAAAAGGTGATTTTTACACTGTTGCTGAGCGCGGACTCGATGCTGATATCTGCTGGCCCGGTATAGGAAAGCTGAATGTGGGCGAATTACTGACGAATCACCTGTTACCCTACGCACGATCAGGTCTGGCAACACTGGCTATAGACGACACTGACATCGAAAACTTACTCGGTGTCATCAAGGCACGTGTTGAATCAGGGCAGAATGGTGCAAACTGGCAGCGTAACTATTTATATCATCACAAGTGTAGTATGCAGGAAATGACCGAGGCATATATCAAAAATCAACAGTCTTTCAAGCCGGTGCACGAATGGTCGATTTAG
- the ptpA gene encoding prolyl tripeptidyl peptidase precursor gives MPVEILPFLQWQASLDPRQFYSQPSPPQYPAFYKEQFYYLEQRAAEGGRCVLARQQPDGTKEILTHDGFNIRSRVHEYGGKAFLLAEEHVWFSNDIDRRIYRQKLSPLASPEALTVADSQDMAIDFQLTMDGKNLIFVQEHPVKDDENENSLCALSLHAKLPARPYPLVSGADFYTNPVISPDGSQLAWIEWNHPQMPWDGSLLKTGILQDDHGSLSVGPSSIKTIAGGTECAICQLQYSPTGRLFFALDGRDNERGLQADCWDLYAWDGQSIERITNDDGEFGEAHWIFGQQRYVVLDEERIIAVRTRDGSDQLVEIDLLHSTVSVFDDEHSTGLSQLSPAGQGSVVYAAASFSRATAVHICSTENKEITNWFPAEPLLDDVDISVPQHLSYPTSDGECSHAWYYPPKNHLFLAPEGDKPPLLVMVHGGPTSRCDSALNYQRQYWTGRGFAVLDVNHRGSTGYCRSYRQSLQGQWGLMDSLDVANAVEYAIEQKLAHPRQICIRGGSAGGYLVLRALTLFPDLFCAGACYYGIGNLVTLMEFTHKFEAHYLDGLLAAPYHGLESDLPGSPYYDRSPLHDLASLKCPMIIFQGLEDKVVPPELSRELVKSLQARGIYHQYIEYPGEGHGFRNLETRIDALEKESAFFNEVVSG, from the coding sequence TTGCCTGTAGAAATACTCCCATTCCTTCAGTGGCAGGCAAGCCTGGATCCGCGACAGTTCTATTCACAGCCATCCCCACCGCAGTATCCTGCATTTTATAAGGAACAGTTTTACTACCTTGAGCAACGGGCAGCCGAAGGCGGTCGCTGTGTACTGGCCAGACAGCAGCCTGATGGAACAAAAGAAATCCTGACACATGATGGATTTAATATACGCAGTCGGGTGCATGAATACGGCGGCAAGGCCTTCCTGCTAGCTGAGGAGCATGTCTGGTTCAGTAACGATATCGACCGACGAATATACAGACAGAAACTTTCTCCACTGGCCTCGCCTGAGGCGCTGACTGTAGCAGACAGTCAGGACATGGCTATCGATTTCCAGCTGACAATGGATGGCAAAAATCTAATTTTCGTACAGGAGCATCCAGTAAAGGATGACGAAAATGAGAACTCTCTGTGTGCGTTGTCACTGCATGCAAAATTACCTGCCAGGCCTTATCCACTGGTCAGCGGCGCGGACTTTTATACCAACCCTGTCATCTCGCCGGATGGCTCACAGCTCGCCTGGATAGAATGGAACCATCCGCAGATGCCCTGGGATGGCAGTCTGCTAAAGACTGGGATCTTGCAGGATGATCACGGAAGCCTGTCTGTAGGGCCATCTTCAATAAAAACCATCGCTGGTGGTACTGAATGCGCGATTTGTCAATTGCAATACTCACCGACCGGGCGACTTTTCTTTGCACTGGATGGCCGGGATAATGAACGGGGTTTACAAGCAGATTGCTGGGATTTATATGCCTGGGATGGACAGTCGATTGAGCGCATTACTAATGATGACGGTGAGTTTGGTGAAGCACACTGGATATTTGGTCAACAGCGTTATGTTGTGCTGGATGAAGAGCGGATTATTGCAGTTCGAACCCGGGATGGCAGCGATCAGCTGGTCGAGATTGATCTCTTACATTCTACAGTCAGTGTGTTCGATGATGAACATTCGACAGGTCTGTCTCAACTTTCACCTGCAGGGCAGGGGTCGGTAGTCTATGCGGCGGCCAGTTTTAGCCGAGCAACAGCGGTGCATATCTGTTCAACAGAAAACAAAGAAATAACTAACTGGTTTCCGGCTGAACCACTGCTGGATGATGTCGACATCAGTGTTCCACAACATCTATCCTATCCTACATCTGATGGCGAGTGTTCGCATGCCTGGTATTACCCACCGAAAAATCACCTTTTTTTGGCCCCAGAAGGCGACAAGCCGCCGCTGTTGGTGATGGTACATGGTGGTCCTACATCACGCTGCGACAGTGCGCTGAATTATCAACGTCAATACTGGACCGGACGTGGTTTTGCCGTACTCGATGTAAATCACCGGGGCAGCACAGGTTATTGTCGAAGCTACCGCCAGTCATTGCAGGGGCAATGGGGCTTGATGGACAGCCTGGATGTGGCCAATGCAGTCGAATATGCAATAGAGCAGAAACTTGCCCATCCGCGACAGATCTGTATTCGCGGTGGCAGTGCCGGTGGCTACCTTGTATTGCGGGCGTTGACACTTTTCCCCGATCTATTCTGTGCGGGAGCCTGCTATTACGGTATCGGCAATCTGGTGACCCTGATGGAGTTTACCCATAAATTCGAAGCCCATTATCTCGACGGCTTACTTGCTGCACCGTATCATGGTTTGGAATCAGATTTGCCGGGTAGCCCGTATTATGACCGTTCGCCATTGCATGATCTGGCGTCATTAAAGTGTCCGATGATTATTTTTCAGGGACTTGAAGATAAAGTGGTTCCACCCGAGCTTTCTCGTGAACTGGTAAAGAGTCTGCAGGCCCGTGGGATTTATCATCAATATATTGAGTACCCGGGGGAGGGTCATGGTTTCAGAAATCTTGAAACCCGTATTGATGCACTGGAGAAAGAGTCTGCATTTTTCAACGAAGTAGTAAGTGGCTGA
- the wbpE gene encoding UDP-2-acetamido-2-deoxy-3-oxo-D-glucuronate aminotransferase, whose amino-acid sequence MTKPEGVPYLDLSKEFNVLKDEWFAMISEDGAHGSWILGPNVHAFEKEVAEFIGCRYAIGVANGTDALYLSLRALGIGPGDEVITTPYTFFATSEVIDMVGARPVFVDIEVDSFNIDPVLVEQAVTEKTRAIIPVHLFGNPADMTAINAIAEKYDLAVVEDAAQAFGAQHDGQRVGSMGHTGCFSFYPTKVLGCYGDGGLLTTDSDEIAEAVRKLRNHGAAAAFQHDEIGMNSRLDEVQAALLRLKLKKLDENIASRQRIAGMYDKRLAKLGIICPIRPEHGSHAFNLYTIRSTKVDTIRQALMENAIGNSTCYPVPLALQEVYQHLKYSADNFPVSVALGNEVVSLPVFPDMTELQVDRVCHVIEVAISIN is encoded by the coding sequence ATGACAAAACCTGAAGGTGTGCCTTATCTTGACCTGAGTAAGGAATTCAATGTTCTTAAAGATGAGTGGTTCGCCATGATTTCAGAAGACGGCGCGCACGGCAGCTGGATACTGGGGCCGAATGTTCATGCCTTTGAAAAAGAGGTGGCCGAGTTTATCGGCTGCCGGTATGCCATCGGCGTAGCAAATGGGACGGATGCCCTGTATCTGTCCTTGCGTGCGCTGGGAATTGGTCCGGGTGACGAGGTGATTACCACACCTTACACCTTCTTTGCTACTTCTGAAGTCATCGATATGGTTGGTGCCAGGCCTGTATTTGTCGATATTGAAGTCGATAGTTTCAATATAGATCCAGTGCTTGTTGAACAGGCCGTAACGGAAAAAACCCGTGCCATTATACCGGTCCATCTTTTTGGTAATCCGGCTGACATGACCGCCATTAACGCCATAGCAGAAAAATATGATCTTGCAGTGGTAGAGGATGCTGCACAGGCATTCGGTGCGCAGCATGATGGGCAACGTGTCGGTAGCATGGGCCACACCGGTTGTTTCAGTTTTTATCCGACCAAGGTGCTGGGTTGTTATGGTGATGGTGGATTGCTGACTACTGACAGTGATGAGATTGCAGAAGCCGTTCGAAAATTGCGCAACCATGGTGCAGCCGCCGCTTTCCAGCATGATGAAATCGGCATGAATAGTCGTCTTGATGAAGTGCAGGCGGCTCTGCTGCGTCTCAAGCTGAAAAAACTGGACGAAAATATTGCTTCACGCCAGCGTATTGCTGGCATGTATGATAAAAGGCTGGCAAAACTGGGTATTATTTGCCCCATCCGCCCCGAACATGGCTCGCATGCCTTTAATCTCTATACCATCCGCAGCACAAAAGTAGACACAATACGGCAGGCGCTGATGGAGAACGCTATAGGTAATTCGACCTGCTATCCTGTTCCGTTGGCCTTGCAGGAGGTTTATCAACATCTGAAATACAGTGCCGATAATTTCCCAGTCTCAGTCGCTCTGGGTAACGAAGTGGTTTCTCTGCCTGTCTTCCCCGATATGACAGAGCTGCAAGTTGACAGGGTCTGTCATGTGATTGAAGTAGCAATTTCAATCAATTGA